In Natranaerovirga hydrolytica, a single window of DNA contains:
- a CDS encoding VanZ family protein gives MLLKIRPIFFALLLILLWDFTGITLELNFYILLFFILPIWGYKRILYYQNNRTSFSIINEVIINIFFIYFLCVFYLTMNPFHFSPPSIRGNFNLNPFHDMIYQFRYRSLNYGLLYAGGNVLLLMPFGFLFPFISAQKLNLFKMTCYGFFISLSIELTQYFFTTIRTGNIDDLILNTFGSLIGYILFLILKMIVKEIKSQS, from the coding sequence ATGTTGCTAAAAATAAGACCTATTTTCTTTGCTTTGTTATTGATCTTGTTATGGGATTTTACAGGCATAACGCTAGAATTGAATTTTTATATTTTACTTTTTTTTATATTACCCATATGGGGATACAAACGCATCCTTTACTATCAGAACAATAGAACATCTTTTTCAATTATAAATGAAGTGATCATTAATATTTTTTTTATCTACTTTTTATGCGTCTTTTATTTAACAATGAACCCCTTTCATTTTTCACCACCGTCCATTAGAGGCAATTTTAATTTAAATCCCTTTCATGATATGATTTATCAATTTAGATACAGAAGTCTGAATTATGGTTTGCTTTATGCTGGTGGAAATGTATTGTTGTTAATGCCCTTTGGTTTTTTATTTCCTTTTATATCTGCACAAAAATTAAATTTATTTAAGATGACTTGTTATGGTTTTTTTATTTCACTTAGCATTGAATTAACACAATATTTCTTTACTACCATTAGAACTGGAAATATTGATGACCTGATCTTAAATACTTTTGGTTCTCTCATTGGTTATATTCTTTTTCTTATTCTTAAAATGATTGTTAAAGAAATAAAATCTCAGTCTTAA
- a CDS encoding LemA family protein: MKTSMKVLIGIGAILLIIIVNFVSTYNGMVTRSEDVRTAYSEIDNQLQRRNDLIPNLVDTAQRYMQHEEDIFTSIADARAQMMGAGSIEEQAEADVELNNALSRLIAVSEAYPDLRANENFINLQDELAGTENRIAEARRTYNNAARNNNSYIRRFPANIYRSMFGFDFEQYPYFEAAEGARENPNVGDLFGN, encoded by the coding sequence ATGAAAACTTCAATGAAAGTACTAATTGGTATAGGAGCTATACTATTAATAATTATTGTGAATTTTGTATCAACTTATAATGGTATGGTTACAAGAAGTGAGGATGTAAGAACGGCTTACAGTGAAATAGATAATCAATTACAAAGAAGAAATGATTTAATACCTAATTTAGTAGACACTGCTCAAAGGTATATGCAACATGAAGAAGACATTTTTACAAGTATTGCTGATGCAAGAGCTCAGATGATGGGAGCAGGTTCTATAGAAGAACAAGCAGAAGCAGATGTGGAACTGAACAATGCATTATCTAGATTAATTGCTGTGTCAGAGGCTTACCCAGACTTAAGGGCCAATGAGAATTTTATTAATCTTCAAGATGAATTAGCTGGAACAGAAAATAGAATAGCAGAAGCAAGAAGAACATATAATAATGCAGCAAGAAATAATAACAGTTATATTAGACGTTTCCCTGCCAATATATACAGAAGTATGTTTGGTTTTGATTTTGAACAATATCCATATTTTGAAGCTGCAGAAGGTGCACGTGAAAATCCTAATGTAGGTGATTTATTTGGTAATTAG
- a CDS encoding TPM domain-containing protein — MVIRYGIKKRVLLITVFLSVIFLFSGCESSSFPEPTNDFYVNDYVNLLDSSTKQHIVNTGRTLENLTSAQVVVVVLEGTGSSEIERYSIDLFREWGIGDETLNNGVLLLLDMENNRSRIEIGYGLEGALPDGKTGRIQDNYLIPHFREGNYSQGIRETYNELVNEVYIEYGYEDNVIHQESPNTNVINDEDEEINPIIIFIGTILLLILIILDFRFTGGWLTFSLLRSLGRGGSSGGGRSGGGGSAGGGGSSRSW, encoded by the coding sequence TTGGTAATTAGGTATGGAATAAAAAAAAGAGTATTACTAATTACTGTATTTTTAAGTGTCATTTTTTTATTTTCAGGTTGTGAAAGTTCCAGTTTTCCAGAACCAACAAATGATTTTTATGTGAATGATTACGTTAATTTATTGGATTCATCAACTAAACAACATATTGTTAATACTGGAAGAACGTTAGAAAATCTAACATCTGCTCAAGTGGTCGTAGTAGTTCTAGAAGGAACAGGGAGTTCTGAAATAGAACGCTATTCAATAGATTTGTTTAGAGAATGGGGCATTGGAGATGAAACATTAAATAACGGCGTATTATTGTTATTAGATATGGAAAACAATAGATCTCGTATTGAGATAGGCTATGGATTAGAAGGTGCTCTACCAGACGGTAAGACAGGGAGAATACAAGATAATTACTTAATACCTCATTTTAGAGAAGGTAATTATAGTCAAGGTATACGAGAAACATATAATGAATTGGTTAATGAAGTCTATATAGAATATGGTTATGAAGACAATGTCATTCATCAAGAAAGTCCTAATACAAATGTTATCAATGATGAAGATGAAGAAATCAATCCAATTATTATTTTTATAGGTACTATTTTGTTACTGATACTTATTATTTTAGATTTTAGATTTACAGGCGGTTGGCTTACATTTAGCTTATTAAGATCATTAGGAAGAGGTGGCTCTTCTGGTGGTGGAAGAAGTGGCGGCGGCGGAAGCGCCGGCGGTGGTGGAAGTTCTCGAAGTTGGTAA
- a CDS encoding DUF2975 domain-containing protein, with translation MKTDFISRFLEKILAIMWVVVFILFIGTTGYIIYDLIRDFNVYILVFGIINICANFFILYTITELRKILKRVLDKKPFVRSNVTSFKRIGFSSFGIAALILIRLIIDIKGSDPFDMFFLNASAMNYKGGFLMFLIFGCLALVLSEIFRLAVEIKEENDLTV, from the coding sequence ATGAAAACAGATTTTATCAGTCGATTTTTAGAAAAAATCTTAGCCATTATGTGGGTAGTTGTTTTTATATTATTTATTGGAACAACAGGTTATATCATATATGACTTAATAAGAGATTTTAATGTTTATATTTTGGTATTTGGTATAATAAATATTTGTGCCAATTTCTTTATCTTATACACCATTACAGAATTAAGAAAAATACTTAAAAGAGTCCTGGATAAAAAACCTTTTGTGCGAAGTAATGTAACCAGTTTTAAAAGAATTGGTTTTTCTTCATTTGGTATTGCAGCACTAATTTTAATAAGGTTAATTATAGATATTAAAGGCTCTGATCCTTTTGATATGTTTTTTTTAAATGCTTCTGCTATGAATTATAAAGGTGGATTTTTAATGTTTTTAATCTTTGGTTGCTTGGCATTGGTTTTAAGTGAAATTTTTAGATTAGCAGTCGAGATAAAAGAAGAAAATGATTTAACAGTATAA
- a CDS encoding helix-turn-helix domain-containing protein codes for MPIIVNLDVVMAKRKISLSELSERVGITNANLSILKTNKAKAIRFSTLEAICKELDCQPGDILEYKKE; via the coding sequence ATGCCGATTATAGTGAACTTAGATGTGGTAATGGCTAAACGAAAAATATCACTTTCAGAGTTATCTGAGAGAGTAGGTATAACCAATGCTAATTTATCTATCTTAAAAACCAATAAAGCAAAAGCCATTCGTTTTTCAACATTAGAAGCCATTTGTAAGGAATTAGATTGTCAGCCAGGGGATATACTAGAGTATAAAAAAGAATGA
- a CDS encoding phospholipase D-like domain-containing protein, with amino-acid sequence MRKINFNTKKIIRNAFKIFGLYLLFVIIFGAFIFNYINPKTTDYEASVEKFYSEEKGTDRVVLLEDGYDALIARVNIIENAQNSIDVSYYTIHDGMTNDIFVGALIEAADRGVQVRYILDGFVNSINKDVKNTIMPLDQHPNIAIKYYEPISLIRPWTWNNILHDKYVITDNTYAIIGGRNIGDKYFLSEESYEGTLSKDRDILIVNTKVEDINSTVINDIKEYYESLFNHQFSSSPSLSNTKRKINAREQAMDKIRETYKDIKVEHTLFFDNDINWMAHSIPTNKMTLIHNPLQRLNKKPWVWMEITNLIEKANESVYVQSPYVIPTDRMLKYLNDDDININHMSIITNSIGVSPNLFAYSGYAINREKLVDYGFDVYEYQGPGSLHAKSIVIDSRVSIVGTFNIDSRSTFLSTESMIVIDSEALALELEKSILGIKNSSLLVDSNYQYIDNQEVEEQEASWIKRSVINILKPIAKIFDYLL; translated from the coding sequence TTGAGAAAAATTAATTTTAATACTAAAAAAATCATTAGAAATGCATTTAAGATTTTTGGCTTATATTTATTATTTGTAATAATCTTTGGTGCGTTCATATTCAATTATATTAATCCAAAAACAACTGACTATGAAGCTTCTGTAGAAAAGTTTTATTCAGAAGAAAAAGGAACAGATAGAGTTGTGCTATTAGAAGATGGTTATGATGCTCTTATAGCAAGAGTTAACATTATAGAAAATGCACAAAATTCTATAGATGTGTCATACTATACCATTCATGATGGAATGACTAACGATATTTTTGTTGGTGCGTTAATAGAAGCCGCAGATCGAGGAGTACAGGTTAGATATATACTAGATGGTTTTGTAAATTCAATCAATAAAGATGTAAAAAATACTATAATGCCCTTAGACCAACATCCAAACATAGCAATAAAATACTATGAACCCATTTCTTTAATACGCCCTTGGACTTGGAATAATATATTACACGACAAATATGTGATAACAGATAATACTTATGCAATTATAGGCGGTAGGAATATAGGCGATAAATATTTTTTGAGTGAAGAATCTTATGAGGGTACCCTTTCAAAAGATAGAGATATTCTTATTGTGAATACGAAGGTAGAAGACATTAATAGCACTGTGATTAATGATATAAAAGAATATTATGAGTCCTTATTTAACCATCAATTTTCTAGTTCGCCTTCATTAAGTAATACAAAAAGAAAAATTAATGCTAGAGAACAGGCAATGGACAAAATAAGAGAAACATACAAAGACATTAAAGTTGAGCATACCCTGTTTTTTGATAATGATATAAATTGGATGGCGCATTCTATTCCTACTAATAAAATGACTTTAATACACAATCCATTGCAAAGATTAAATAAAAAACCTTGGGTATGGATGGAAATAACCAACCTTATAGAAAAGGCAAATGAATCCGTGTATGTTCAAAGTCCTTATGTCATCCCCACAGATAGAATGCTAAAGTATCTAAATGATGACGATATAAATATTAATCATATGTCCATTATAACCAATTCTATAGGTGTTTCCCCGAATCTGTTTGCTTATTCTGGGTATGCCATTAACAGAGAAAAATTAGTAGATTATGGATTTGATGTGTATGAATATCAAGGGCCTGGCTCCCTCCATGCCAAGTCCATTGTTATAGACAGTAGAGTCAGTATAGTAGGGACTTTTAACATAGATTCTAGAAGTACATTTCTCAGCACAGAATCAATGATTGTTATAGACAGTGAAGCACTGGCTTTGGAATTAGAAAAATCTATCTTAGGTATAAAAAATAGTAGTTTGCTAGTAGACAGTAACTATCAATATATAGATAATCAAGAAGTAGAAGAACAAGAAGCAAGCTGGATTAAACGAAGTGTGATCAATATTTTAAAGCCCATTGCAAAAATCTTTGATTATTTGTTATAA
- a CDS encoding cupin domain-containing protein, producing the protein MIAVGKDTQLEDLGKGVKRKVLSHSGKMMGVEVHFEKGGIGAAHSHPHEQFTYVLEGLIELDYKGDKFTLNKGDTAYIEPNEIHGVKALEDAILLDVFTPQREDFLK; encoded by the coding sequence ATGATAGCAGTTGGCAAAGATACACAATTAGAAGATTTAGGTAAAGGTGTAAAAAGAAAAGTCCTTTCACATAGTGGGAAAATGATGGGAGTAGAAGTTCATTTTGAAAAAGGTGGGATAGGTGCAGCGCATTCACACCCTCATGAACAGTTTACTTATGTACTAGAAGGATTAATTGAACTTGACTATAAAGGGGATAAATTCACACTCAACAAAGGCGATACTGCTTATATTGAACCCAATGAAATCCATGGTGTAAAAGCGTTAGAAGACGCTATCTTACTAGACGTATTTACGCCTCAAAGAGAAGATTTTTTGAAATAG
- a CDS encoding cytoplasmic protein — translation MEKIAMFAFKGEKMCFVHVLLNALDMKSKNMDVEVILEGESVKLIKELSESNHTLFKQALEVGLIGGICKACSAQMGVLEYNEKTEIPLLDDMNGHPGMARYIEKGYQIITL, via the coding sequence ATGGAAAAGATTGCTATGTTTGCTTTTAAAGGTGAAAAAATGTGTTTTGTACATGTTTTATTAAATGCACTGGATATGAAAAGCAAAAATATGGATGTAGAAGTAATATTAGAAGGAGAAAGTGTAAAATTAATTAAAGAATTAAGTGAAAGCAATCATACGTTATTTAAGCAAGCACTAGAAGTGGGGTTAATAGGAGGCATATGTAAAGCCTGTTCAGCACAAATGGGTGTATTAGAATACAATGAAAAAACTGAAATCCCTTTATTAGACGATATGAATGGTCATCCAGGCATGGCAAGATATATTGAGAAAGGATATCAGATTATCACATTATAG
- a CDS encoding secondary thiamine-phosphate synthase enzyme YjbQ yields MKSYRKELWFDTTKRRELINITSDIEKCLKESNIKEGLLLCNAMHITSSVFINDDESGLHRDFERFLEKLAPEKPYDQYDHNGYEDNADAHLKRTIMGREVVVAITEGKLDFGPWEQIFYGEFDGKRKKRVLVKIIGE; encoded by the coding sequence ATGAAATCTTATAGAAAAGAATTATGGTTTGATACAACAAAAAGAAGAGAATTAATTAATATCACCTCAGATATAGAAAAATGTTTAAAGGAAAGCAACATTAAAGAAGGTTTATTATTATGTAATGCAATGCATATAACATCAAGTGTATTTATAAATGATGATGAGTCAGGGCTACACAGAGATTTTGAAAGATTTTTAGAGAAATTAGCGCCAGAGAAACCCTATGACCAATACGATCATAATGGTTATGAAGACAATGCAGATGCACATTTAAAAAGGACAATAATGGGCAGAGAAGTAGTTGTAGCAATAACAGAAGGCAAACTAGATTTTGGCCCTTGGGAACAAATTTTTTACGGTGAATTTGATGGGAAAAGAAAAAAAAGAGTGTTGGTAAAAATAATTGGGGAATAA
- a CDS encoding right-handed parallel beta-helix repeat-containing protein produces the protein MYGSRKVLGFILTLILVLSSFSLVFGTESNENQTAIGDMVWEGITFGQSTDLNFSANVLPEKIGFNYADPEVPGTIEGAITMESRGGKLARGHDGLTFYYTKINANDYNFVLEADMLIEQFGPETGALPGTQDSAGIMVRDINGGARQDPMLLGFEEVPAASNIFAVGMMRHGISSISRTGVIYPWGNLGTEFDASKFEGATDEILTNTIIKARLERTDTEFIMTATYVDPDTNEEVTVEESVAGADYVQVLDETYMYVGFYASRNAKVIFDNASITLSEANTVPSEIVEPVEADPFVQIVSAPQAASNEYDFKVLTNYDGSVTIEKDNEEVLSDASITGKETLSYNAILENEVTDFTVFFTPTQGPSNDTIQTNIEVTKKIYNSGDGLFVSPEGTSGAEGTIEDPLDLETAIQHVLPGETIFMRGGTYTPSDILFIGKEYSGEEDNVKTIAPYEGEKVIIDGQGELDTTIIHRADYWHYVGLEVTGSANVGMRLQGDHNLIELMTFNFNGDTGFHLHGLGEDPDEWPKYNLILNCESHDNRDDRNIDADGFAAKLGVGVGNVFRGNIAHHNIDDGWDLYNRTNEGANMPVTLDGNIAYSNGKLSDGFNQDGSTGNGFKLGGEGLPVAHIVKNNIAFDNNMDGFTDNFNPGAMEISNNTSFDNKRFNYIFRLNPYFEPEEQGIFTNNISLRSNPDIGVADYISGNVDKSNYFFDGEKTVNNQGRVITVDEFINVIMPEMYERDDNGDIVWGDFLRLERNSFLNNVGENGTHVGALPFYR, from the coding sequence ATGTACGGTTCAAGAAAGGTTTTAGGTTTTATTCTCACATTGATACTAGTTTTAAGCTCTTTTTCACTGGTTTTTGGGACAGAAAGTAATGAGAACCAAACAGCTATAGGTGATATGGTATGGGAAGGTATCACTTTTGGACAATCAACAGACCTTAATTTTTCTGCAAACGTATTACCTGAAAAAATCGGCTTCAACTATGCTGACCCAGAAGTGCCTGGAACAATAGAAGGCGCAATAACAATGGAAAGTCGTGGAGGGAAATTAGCTCGAGGACACGATGGATTAACTTTTTATTATACAAAAATTAATGCAAATGATTATAATTTTGTATTAGAAGCGGACATGCTTATTGAACAATTTGGCCCTGAAACAGGTGCTCTACCAGGAACACAAGATAGTGCTGGAATTATGGTAAGAGACATTAATGGTGGAGCAAGGCAAGATCCTATGCTTTTAGGATTTGAAGAAGTACCAGCAGCTTCAAATATATTTGCAGTTGGTATGATGCGACATGGCATCAGTTCTATTAGTAGGACAGGCGTTATTTATCCTTGGGGTAATCTAGGAACTGAATTTGACGCAAGTAAATTTGAAGGAGCAACGGATGAAATTCTGACGAACACAATTATTAAGGCTAGATTAGAAAGAACAGATACAGAATTTATTATGACAGCAACATATGTAGATCCAGATACAAATGAAGAAGTTACAGTTGAAGAAAGTGTAGCAGGTGCTGATTATGTACAAGTACTTGATGAAACGTATATGTACGTAGGATTTTATGCATCTAGAAATGCTAAAGTGATTTTTGATAATGCAAGTATTACTTTAAGTGAAGCGAATACAGTACCTTCTGAAATTGTAGAACCTGTAGAAGCAGACCCATTTGTACAGATTGTATCTGCACCTCAAGCAGCATCTAATGAATATGATTTTAAAGTTTTAACCAATTATGATGGGTCAGTAACTATTGAAAAAGATAATGAGGAAGTCCTGAGTGATGCATCCATCACAGGCAAAGAAACACTTTCTTATAATGCAATACTAGAGAATGAAGTTACTGATTTTACTGTGTTTTTTACACCAACACAAGGACCTTCAAATGATACAATTCAAACCAATATTGAAGTGACTAAGAAAATTTACAATAGCGGAGATGGATTGTTCGTATCCCCAGAAGGAACCAGTGGAGCCGAAGGAACAATTGAAGATCCATTAGATTTAGAAACAGCTATTCAACATGTTCTTCCAGGAGAAACTATTTTTATGAGAGGTGGAACGTATACACCATCAGACATTCTATTTATTGGAAAAGAATATAGTGGAGAAGAAGACAATGTTAAAACCATAGCACCTTATGAAGGTGAAAAAGTTATTATTGATGGGCAAGGTGAATTAGATACAACAATCATTCATAGAGCAGATTACTGGCATTATGTTGGATTGGAAGTAACAGGATCGGCAAATGTAGGTATGCGATTACAAGGAGATCATAATCTAATAGAATTAATGACATTTAATTTTAACGGTGATACAGGTTTTCATCTACATGGTCTTGGGGAAGATCCAGATGAGTGGCCAAAATACAATTTGATTTTAAATTGTGAATCTCACGATAATAGAGATGATAGAAACATTGATGCAGATGGTTTTGCAGCGAAGTTAGGTGTAGGTGTTGGGAATGTATTTAGAGGTAATATTGCACATCATAATATAGATGATGGTTGGGATTTATATAATAGAACCAATGAAGGTGCCAATATGCCTGTGACATTAGATGGTAATATAGCCTATTCCAACGGAAAACTTAGCGATGGTTTTAATCAAGACGGCAGTACAGGTAATGGATTTAAGTTAGGTGGAGAGGGATTACCAGTAGCACATATTGTGAAAAATAATATCGCATTTGATAACAATATGGATGGTTTTACAGATAACTTCAATCCTGGTGCAATGGAAATTAGTAACAATACATCTTTTGATAATAAAAGATTTAATTACATCTTTAGGCTGAATCCATACTTTGAGCCAGAAGAGCAAGGTATTTTTACAAACAATATTTCGCTTAGATCGAATCCAGATATCGGTGTTGCAGATTATATTTCAGGCAATGTGGATAAATCAAATTACTTCTTTGATGGAGAAAAAACAGTCAATAATCAAGGAAGAGTCATTACAGTAGATGAATTTATTAATGTGATTATGCCTGAAATGTATGAAAGAGATGATAATGGAGACATTGTTTGGGGAGATTTCTTAAGGTTGGAAAGAAATAGTTTCCTCAATAATGTAGGTGAAAATGGAACACACGTTGGAGCATTACCGTTTTATAGATAA
- a CDS encoding HD domain-containing protein, producing the protein MNKITYNQIREDIEIKTYLEKADKLLGVLGITEHSFVHAGKTANTTARILEHFGYEERTVELGKIAGYIHDIGNMVNRVEHAQTGAIITFNRLTRLGMDPEEIADIVAAIGNHDEDTGYPVNPISAALILADKGDVRRSRVRNTDIPSFDIHDRVNYAVTDSSIQLDVDHKIIALDLTIDSSISSKMEYFEIFLTRMLMCRRAANFLGATFQLYMNKTQLL; encoded by the coding sequence ATGAATAAAATTACATACAACCAAATTAGAGAAGATATAGAAATAAAAACGTATTTGGAAAAAGCAGATAAGTTACTAGGTGTTCTTGGTATTACAGAGCATTCATTTGTCCATGCAGGTAAAACAGCAAATACAACAGCAAGAATTTTAGAGCATTTTGGTTATGAGGAAAGAACTGTTGAGTTAGGAAAAATAGCAGGTTATATACACGATATAGGCAATATGGTTAATAGAGTAGAACATGCTCAAACAGGAGCTATTATAACCTTTAATAGATTAACCAGATTAGGAATGGACCCAGAAGAAATTGCAGATATTGTTGCAGCCATAGGCAATCATGATGAAGATACAGGCTATCCAGTTAATCCAATATCTGCAGCCTTAATTTTAGCAGATAAAGGAGATGTTAGAAGAAGTAGAGTAAGAAATACAGATATACCATCTTTTGATATTCATGATAGAGTCAATTATGCAGTAACAGATTCGTCTATTCAATTAGATGTAGATCATAAAATCATTGCTTTAGATTTAACCATAGATAGTTCTATTTCTTCTAAAATGGAATATTTTGAAATATTCTTAACAAGAATGCTAATGTGTAGACGAGCAGCCAACTTCTTAGGCGCTACATTTCAATTATATATGAACAAAACCCAGTTATTGTAA
- a CDS encoding PPC domain-containing DNA-binding protein has translation MDYKRVENSLIIRVDRGEEVIETLKTICEKEKVALGMVTGIGAANDITVGLFNTEEKKYYSKDFKGDFEITNLAGNISTMKGETYIHLHINITDDKMNTYGGHLNKAVISGTGEIIVSILNGQVDRAFSEDIGLNLYKF, from the coding sequence ATGGATTATAAAAGAGTAGAAAATAGTTTGATTATTAGAGTGGATCGTGGAGAAGAAGTCATAGAGACACTAAAAACAATCTGCGAAAAAGAAAAAGTGGCTTTAGGTATGGTTACTGGAATTGGAGCAGCCAATGATATTACAGTAGGCTTATTTAATACAGAGGAAAAAAAATACTACTCAAAAGATTTTAAAGGAGATTTTGAGATCACTAATTTGGCAGGTAATATATCCACTATGAAAGGCGAGACTTATATACACCTTCATATTAATATAACAGATGATAAGATGAATACATATGGAGGTCACCTTAACAAAGCAGTGATTAGTGGAACAGGTGAAATCATCGTTAGCATTTTAAATGGACAAGTGGACAGAGCATTTAGTGAAGACATTGGTTTGAACTTATATAAATTTTAA